The nucleotide window ACCATAGCGAAAAGCAAGCGAGCCGGCTTTCTGACGTCTGGCTCCGTGCGTGCGCGCACCAGCGCCTGCACGAGCGCGAAAACGCCGAGAAGAGTGACCGGCGCATAAAGCCACAAAGAGACTTGGCCCAGCCCCAAGTAGGACCAGAGGTTGGATGAAAAGCGATCAGAAAGAAGTGTGAAGGCTCCCTGGGCGGCGTTCCCGGCGCCGGTCTGGCTAAAGCCCCAGAAGGTGTCCTGATACCCTCCGGCGACGTTGGCCTGAAGAAACGGAGAGCCGAAGTAGTGCCAGTTGAAGACTGCCAAGGGGAGCCCTCCCAAGGCCGCCCCCCCCAAGACCGTTAACCAGTAGCGGTTATGAACCAGCGCAACGGCCAGGAGGGTGAGGGCCATCAAGCTCGGAAGCATCGAAAAAAACGGGATGGAGCCAATCGTGAGCCCAAATGCAAGCCACGTTCGTTTGTGTTGATCGCGACGCCCCACGAGATACTGGAAAAGCGCGAGTGTCAGCAGAGCCGTGGCGATCACGTCGTGGTGGGCAACGCCGGCATAAGCGAAAAGGTGTGTGCCAAATCCCAAGGAGATGGCGGCGAACAACGAAAACAGGGTTTTGAGCGCCACCTGGGACGAGTCACAAGGAAGCAAAAAGAGTTGGCTGATCAGAAAGACGAGGGCGACTGTGAGGGCTGCGAGGCTCGAACTCGAAAGCCAGGTCACCCACGCAGAGGTCACGACGTAGTCTCGCTCGTAATTCATGCCAAAAGCCCGGATCGCGAAGTAGGCGACGCCGCTCACCGTGAATTGTCCGGGCTGTTTTGCGGCGATAAGTCGTTCTCCCTTGCCGTCGCTGAGGGTAAACACGTCGCCTCGGGGCTGGAGCAACGGGTGACGGCTGTGTCCCAGCGTGTAGGTTCGGTGCTCGACCAGCGACTCGGCCCCCATCTGCTGCAGATTGAACGCTTCGAGATCTGCCGAGCGAATGAAGGCGCCATAGACCAACCACGAGGCCAAGAAGAGCAAGGTCGCAGGTTTTTTGTGCAGAGTCGTCAGGCCGCGTGGAAGACGCATGTGTCCCGGTCCTTCAATTTGCCTTTGCCGGAACCATGCTGCACTCCGGCTCGAGGGCAAGAGGCAGCAGTATACTGCGCGGCGCAAGAGGTCAAGGGGCTACGCGTCCGCACGCAGGACTCTGAAGCTGCCTCGATCCTCTCCTCCGGAAGTTGCATCGCATGCAATCATTCGTTTCAGACGTTTGCATGGCCGAGCCCATGGCCTTCGGGAAGAGTGGGGGCATGAGCAAGAATGCACCCAAAAAGAAGATCCTGATGATTGCCGCCAACCCGGCTGTGTCCCCTACCACGGGATGGCCCGTGGGCTTTTGGTGGGCTGAGCTGACGCACCCCTACTGGGCGTTCGTGGAAGCCGGCTGTGAGGTCGAGATCCGCAGCCCAAGCGGCGGCAGGCTCGAGGCCGATGGCTACTCCGACCCGGAGGATGAAAGCGGCTACTCGGCGCACGACGTGCTCTCGCTCGGCTTCAAGACGTCCAAGGTACATCGTGCGTTGCTTCACGAGACGAAGAGCATCAAGGACGTCGACGTGACGGGTTACGACGCCGTGCTGGTGACAGGCGGACAATCTCCCATGGTGACGTTCAGAGGCAATACCGAGCTTGCGCAGCTTGTCGCGCGATTCTACGAGGCGGGCAAGGTGACCGCGCTCGTCTGCCACGGCACATGCCTACTTCTCGAGACCAGGCTTTCCACTGGTGAACTTCTGGTGAAGGGAAAAACCTGGACGGGCTTCGCCAACAGCGAAGAGGCGTTTGCGGACGCCATCGTGGGACAGCGGATTCAACCGTTTTGGATCGAGGACGAGGCACGGGCGCTTCCGGGTACACGGTTCGAGGTGGCGCCGCCCTTCGCCCCCTTTGCGATTCGGGACGGACATCTCATCACCGATCAGCAACAGAACTCAGGGCGCGTGGTGGCCGAGCTCGTGCTGGAAGCGCTTGCCGGCGAGTCCGCGGGTGAGCGGCCGGTGACCAAGGGAAGCGGGATCCGCATCGCCCGCTACGTGCACCCCTACTTCAACGCCAACGCGTGGCTGGTGATGAACGATA belongs to Myxococcales bacterium and includes:
- a CDS encoding DJ-1/PfpI family protein — protein: MSKNAPKKKILMIAANPAVSPTTGWPVGFWWAELTHPYWAFVEAGCEVEIRSPSGGRLEADGYSDPEDESGYSAHDVLSLGFKTSKVHRALLHETKSIKDVDVTGYDAVLVTGGQSPMVTFRGNTELAQLVARFYEAGKVTALVCHGTCLLLETRLSTGELLVKGKTWTGFANSEEAFADAIVGQRIQPFWIEDEARALPGTRFEVAPPFAPFAIRDGHLITDQQQNSGRVVAELVLEALAGESAGERPVTKGSGIRIARYVHPYFNANAWLVMNDTHAVLIDTASNGNDDGAKLASFVASFGRQLQAVMLSHGHPDVFLGIKALRERFPEAPLLVARPEIVDDIVGMAKTMEQYGLLTSPDLSADRFDYRAAVKVMPADGLVLAGTPSVSFRTWVTPAPSEFTRLTCVWMPELDTLFASDLAYNHVHAWAGMGVDRAALDAWLGFLDGVITAHPGAAVQVLTGHGPTADGNVLLAQRAYLGDLVKALDAGLRGEALEEALKKRYPGHRGAEFQLHMTATNPAFGG